In Drosophila yakuba strain Tai18E2 chromosome 2R, Prin_Dyak_Tai18E2_2.1, whole genome shotgun sequence, a single genomic region encodes these proteins:
- the LOC26536008 gene encoding uncharacterized protein LOC26536008 — MSASSGNRRIFAHKSDPMLFPEFTPSSIRNVSYIRAGLNLPYVHDDRPYNHDLYTSTTTKKPTTTTKRTTTSTTTTTTTPRNILFNYDDEGRHKILHKEEVRKQDKYDHSYLTENGIYGEEQAKLHHTGGTHAKGFYEYTGDDGKLYRVNYASNDGGFMPQGDHIHPIPDAIVRALKYVEEQHKINGGAQFDHRGFRINHMTKDLKAQIKAIHLEEMPKELTEQIHMLEHEVELAEEEEREEQAALERLREAAKSH; from the exons CGGAGTTCACGCCATCATCTATAAGAAACGTATCATATATCAGAGCTGGTTTGAATCTTCCCTATGTCCATGACGACAGGCCTTACAA CCACGACCTGTACACA AGCACGACCACCAAGAAACCAACCACGACCACCAAAAGGACGACGACCTCCACCACCACGACCACCACCACGCCCCGCAATATTCTCTTCAACTACGATGACGAGGGTCGCCACAAGATCCTGCACAAGGAAGAGGTCCGCAAGCAGGACAAATACGACCACTC ATACCTGACCGAGAATGGAATCTACGGTGAGGAGCAGGCCAAGCTTCACCACACCGGAGGAACCCATGCCAAGGGCTTTTATGAGTACACCGGTGACGATGGCAAGCTTTATCGTGTAAACTACGCCTCCAACGATGGTGGCTTCATGCCCCAGGGGGACCACATTCACCCGATCCCCGACGCCATTGTCCGTGCCCTCAAGTACGTGGAGGAGCAGCACAAGATTAACGGAGGCGCTCAGTTCGATCATCGTGGATTCCGCATCAATCACATGACCAAGGACCTTAAGGCGCAGATCAAGGCGATCCATCTGGAGGAGATGCCCAAGGAGCTGACCGAGCAGATCCACATGCTGGAGCACGAGGTGGAGCtcgccgaggaggaggagcgaGAGGAGCAAGCCGCCCTGGAGCGTCTCCGCGAGGCAGCCAAGTCCCACTAA
- the LOC6530122 gene encoding cuticle protein AM1239, with translation MSLKLFSCLFVLTLAAIACEGQSQYNPYLRNPFYRDLYYKNRDLYNLRRFYDGFYKKYNPYITAAQAKIVEQNNDANYGAGSYSYEYETENGIHGEERGVPVSTGNQQQEEQVEGAYSFITPEGLRVGVKYLADANGFRPVITYDGVNSAFYAGQPAPANVVYTKHKV, from the exons TTCTCCTGCCTTTTTGTGCTCACCCTGGCTGCCATCGCCTGTGAGGGACAGTCCCAATACAATCCCTACCTACGCAACCCCTTCTACAGGGACCTGTACTACAAGAACCGCGATCTTTATAATCTCCGCCGTTTCTACGATGGCTTCTATAAGAAGTACAATCCCTACATCACCGCTGCCCAGGCTAAAATTGTGGAGCAAAACAATGATGCAAACTACGGAGCGGGCTCCTATTCCTACGAATATGAGACGGAGAATGGCATCCATGGCGAGGAGCGAGGAGTGCCAGTGAGCACTGGcaaccagcagcaggaggagcaagTGGAGGGTGCCTATTCCTTCATCACACCTGAGGGTCTCCGAGTGGGAGTCAAGTACCTGGCTGATGCCAATGGTTTCCGTCCTGTGATCACCT ATGATGGCGTGAACTCCGCTTTTTATGCCGGTCAACCAGCGCCAGCCAATGTGGTCTATACGAAACACAAAGTTTGA